A region from the Tepidibacillus fermentans genome encodes:
- a CDS encoding S-ribosylhomocysteine lyase → MKEWKIVSEKMNVESFNLDHTKVKAPYVRLVDRKKGIHGDEIFKYDLRFCQPNKEFMDMPSLHSLEHLMAENIRNHCDSVIDLSPMGCQTGFYLTVMNHSNYDEILDVLEKTLQDVLHATEVPAANEIQCGNAKSHSLEGAKEIARKVLAQRKKWDQVFE, encoded by the coding sequence ATGAAGGAGTGGAAAATCGTGAGTGAGAAGATGAATGTTGAAAGTTTTAACCTTGATCATACAAAAGTCAAAGCTCCATATGTTCGTTTGGTAGATAGGAAAAAGGGAATTCACGGGGATGAAATCTTTAAGTATGACCTACGTTTTTGCCAACCCAATAAAGAGTTTATGGATATGCCTTCCCTTCATTCGTTAGAGCATTTAATGGCGGAAAATATTCGGAATCACTGTGACTCTGTGATTGATTTAAGTCCGATGGGATGTCAAACAGGTTTTTACTTAACGGTGATGAATCATTCCAACTATGATGAAATATTAGATGTCTTAGAGAAGACTTTACAAGATGTTTTACATGCAACAGAAGTCCCAGCAGCCAATGAAATTCAATGTGGAAACGCAAAAAGCCATAGTCTTGAAGGGGCTAAAGAAATAGCAAGGAAAG